Part of the Magnetospirillum sp. WYHS-4 genome, ACCCTTTTGGACAGCGGCGGGGTCCTCAGTTCCATGGGCGGCATGCTGCCCCCGATGCCCAATGGGGCCCGGCCGGGCGCCCAGGGCGGCGGTGTGAGTGGCGCCGCGGCCGGCGCGGCGGTCATGGGCCGCAAGGGCGCCGTTCTGCCGGCGGCCGGCAGCGGCGGCGACATCCTTCTGGCGGGCGGCGATCTCAACGTGGTGTCGCGCTTCAAGACCTTGGCAGCCCTCAAGGACCAGGGATTGATCACTTCGGACGAATTCCAGGCCCGGCGCCAAGCCAACGTCGGCGCGTTGCTGCCCCTTACCGCCCCCCCGCCGGCGGCCGGACTGGACCGGCCGGTGCCGGCAACCGACCAGATCGTCGGCCGTCTGAAGGCCCTGGCGCGATCCCTGGAAACCCGCAACATCACCCTGGAACAGCAGAGCGCCGAGCGGGCCATGATCCTGGACGCCCTGGTACCGGCGGCACCGGTCTCCATCGCCGAGGCACCGGCTCCGATCAAGGCCATGACCCAGGCGGCCGAGGCGGCCCATCGCCTCGAGTTCCTGCGCAAGGGCGATTTGGTGACGCCCGAGGAATTTCAACGGGAGCGGAGTGCCATCGAGGCAGCCTCCGCCCAGATCAAGGCGGCCGAACCGGCTCCCCGGACGACCGCCCCGGCAGCCAAGGGCGCGGCCAAGAAGGCGCCGGATGCCAAGGCAGCCGCCAAGCCCGCCGCCGGCAAGGCCAAGGGCAAGGCCACCGGGCCCCAGCATGGCGTCCATGTCGCCTCCTTCAAGTCCCAGAAGGAAGCGGAAAAGGGTTGGGAGCAGATCAAAAAGACCCACGCAGCGCTGCTGGGCAAGTTGCAGCCGGAAATCCGCAAGCAGGACCTGCCCAAGGGCACCTTCTGGCGGCTCAAGGCCGGTCCGCTGCCCGACAAGGCCGCCGCCCAGGACCTGTGCAAGAAGTTGAAGGCCAAGGGCCAGTACTGCGATCCCGCCTTCGTCAACGCCGACTGAACGCGCCGTGACCTACCTTCTGCTTGCCGTCGGTTCTCTGCTGCTGGTGATCGGCGCCGAGTTCCTGGTGCGCGGCGGAGTGTCCCTGGCGCAAAGGCTCGGGGTGACGCCGCTGCTGATCGGGCTCACGGTGGTAGCATTCGGCACCTCGGCGCCCGAGTTGTTCGTCAGTGTCGATGCCGCCCTGGCGGGGTCGTCCGGCATCGCGGTCGGCAACGTGGTGGGCAGCAATATCATCAACGTCCTGCTCGTTCTCGGCATGGTCGGACTTGTCGCCCCGATACCTTTGGCACGGCGCACCACGTTGCGCGACATCGGTCTCGCCCTGGCGGCCAGCGCCTTGTTCCT contains:
- a CDS encoding SPOR domain-containing protein, giving the protein MSGRLGRIGIAVAVAIGLSACGGYLSDEIGGPGFFAGGPIGGGAQATDLGLAALAKGDLVLAERYFKGALKRDPKNAYAQFGMGVIYHALGEAARAREMYEGVLAQRPGSQIRLIPWNGTVARPLNDVATSHLTLLDSGGVLSSMGGMLPPMPNGARPGAQGGGVSGAAAGAAVMGRKGAVLPAAGSGGDILLAGGDLNVVSRFKTLAALKDQGLITSDEFQARRQANVGALLPLTAPPPAAGLDRPVPATDQIVGRLKALARSLETRNITLEQQSAERAMILDALVPAAPVSIAEAPAPIKAMTQAAEAAHRLEFLRKGDLVTPEEFQRERSAIEAASAQIKAAEPAPRTTAPAAKGAAKKAPDAKAAAKPAAGKAKGKATGPQHGVHVASFKSQKEAEKGWEQIKKTHAALLGKLQPEIRKQDLPKGTFWRLKAGPLPDKAAAQDLCKKLKAKGQYCDPAFVNAD